From a region of the Leptotrichia sp. OH3620_COT-345 genome:
- the adhE gene encoding bifunctional acetaldehyde-CoA/alcohol dehydrogenase codes for MVKDLKSLKELMERVKKAQEEFATFEQEKVDKIFRKVAQRINDERITLAKLAVEETRMGILEDKVIKNHFASEYIYNRYKDEKTCGVLEEDKSYGIKKIATPIGIIAGVIPTTNPTSTAAFKMLLALKTRNAIILSPHPRAKKSTIETAKIALETAIKYGAPKDIIGWIDEPSVELSKELMSNSDLILATGGPGMVKAAYSSGRPAIGVGAGNTPVIIDESADIKMTVNYTLLSKTFDNGVICASEQSVIVDKSIYEKVKKEFELRGAYILNKDEIEKVRKIMFIEGNLNADIVGQSAYKIAKLAGIKVPEEARVLIGEVKSTGEEEPFAHEKLSPVLAMYKAENFDDALDKAKKLIELGGLGHTSLLYINLAEKEKIDKFGVSMKTGRTLINMPASLGAIGDVFNFKLEPSLTLGCGSWGGNSVSENVGVKHLLNVKTIAERRENMLWFRIPEKVYFKYGSLPIALEELKGEHKKAFIVTDKTLAELGFTTHVTRVLDEIGIDYRIFSEVNEDPTLSSTQEGAKAMLEYRPDVIIALGGGSAMDAAKIMWVLYEYPEIRFRDLAMRFMDIRKRIFEFPKMGLKAKFVAVATSAGTGSEVTPFSVITDDTTGIKYPLADYELTPNVAINDPELMLTMPKGLTVASGIDVLTHAIESYVSVLATEYTKPYSLEATRLVFKYLPESVEKGKDAIKAKEKMANASCLAGMAFANAFLGICHSLAHKLGGRFHVPHGIANAMLLNEVIKYNSVEAPTKMGLFPQYRYPDAMQRYAAMADFFNLGGKTKEEKTENLIKHIDELKEKIGVPMSIKEYGIPEKDFLDSVDKMALDAFDDQCTPANPRYPLISELKEIYLKAYYGKEYKKVKNK; via the coding sequence ATGGTGAAAGACTTAAAAAGTTTAAAAGAACTTATGGAAAGAGTAAAAAAAGCACAGGAAGAGTTTGCTACGTTTGAACAGGAAAAAGTGGATAAAATTTTTAGAAAAGTAGCACAGAGAATAAATGATGAAAGAATAACTCTTGCTAAATTAGCTGTGGAAGAAACAAGAATGGGGATATTAGAAGATAAAGTTATAAAAAATCATTTTGCTTCCGAATATATCTATAACAGATATAAGGATGAAAAAACATGTGGAGTACTGGAAGAGGATAAATCATACGGGATAAAAAAAATAGCCACTCCAATAGGAATAATAGCGGGAGTAATACCTACAACAAACCCTACATCAACTGCCGCTTTTAAAATGCTTCTTGCATTAAAGACAAGAAATGCAATAATATTGTCACCTCATCCGAGAGCAAAAAAAAGTACAATAGAAACTGCGAAGATTGCATTGGAAACAGCTATAAAATATGGAGCTCCAAAAGATATAATAGGCTGGATAGATGAACCGAGTGTAGAGCTGTCAAAAGAACTTATGTCAAATTCGGACCTGATTTTAGCGACAGGAGGGCCGGGAATGGTAAAAGCGGCATATTCTTCAGGAAGACCTGCGATAGGAGTAGGAGCAGGAAATACACCGGTAATAATAGATGAAAGTGCAGATATTAAAATGACGGTAAACTATACGTTACTTTCAAAAACTTTTGACAATGGGGTAATATGTGCTTCGGAACAGTCGGTAATTGTCGATAAGTCTATTTACGAGAAAGTAAAAAAGGAATTTGAGCTGAGGGGAGCCTATATTCTTAATAAAGATGAAATTGAAAAAGTTAGAAAAATAATGTTTATTGAAGGAAATTTGAATGCAGATATTGTAGGACAAAGTGCATATAAAATAGCAAAACTTGCAGGAATAAAAGTACCTGAAGAAGCAAGAGTACTTATAGGTGAAGTAAAGTCGACAGGTGAAGAAGAACCTTTTGCTCATGAAAAACTTTCTCCCGTATTAGCGATGTACAAGGCTGAAAATTTTGATGATGCCTTGGATAAAGCCAAAAAACTTATAGAATTGGGAGGATTGGGACATACATCCCTTTTATATATTAATTTAGCTGAAAAAGAAAAAATAGACAAATTCGGTGTAAGCATGAAAACAGGGAGAACGTTAATAAATATGCCTGCTTCATTAGGAGCGATAGGAGATGTCTTTAACTTTAAACTGGAGCCTTCGCTAACATTAGGATGTGGTTCATGGGGAGGAAATTCAGTGTCTGAAAATGTCGGAGTAAAACATTTGTTGAATGTGAAAACAATAGCGGAAAGAAGAGAAAATATGTTGTGGTTCAGAATTCCTGAAAAGGTATATTTTAAATACGGTTCGTTACCTATTGCCCTTGAAGAATTGAAGGGAGAACATAAAAAAGCTTTTATAGTAACTGATAAAACTTTGGCAGAATTAGGTTTTACAACACACGTAACAAGAGTTCTTGATGAAATAGGAATAGACTACAGAATTTTTTCTGAAGTAAATGAAGATCCTACATTAAGTTCCACACAGGAAGGAGCTAAAGCTATGCTTGAATACAGACCGGATGTTATTATAGCCTTAGGAGGAGGTTCAGCAATGGATGCGGCTAAAATAATGTGGGTATTGTATGAATATCCTGAAATAAGATTTAGAGATCTGGCAATGAGATTTATGGATATAAGAAAGAGAATATTTGAATTTCCTAAAATGGGATTGAAAGCAAAATTCGTAGCGGTGGCAACATCAGCAGGGACAGGTTCTGAAGTAACGCCTTTTTCAGTAATTACTGATGATACTACAGGGATAAAATATCCTCTTGCAGATTATGAATTGACTCCTAATGTAGCGATAAATGATCCTGAACTAATGTTGACAATGCCTAAAGGACTTACTGTAGCGTCGGGGATAGACGTTCTGACTCATGCGATAGAGTCATATGTATCAGTGTTGGCAACAGAATATACAAAACCTTATTCATTGGAAGCTACGAGACTTGTATTTAAGTATCTTCCTGAATCGGTAGAAAAAGGGAAAGATGCCATAAAGGCAAAGGAAAAAATGGCAAACGCTTCATGTCTTGCAGGAATGGCCTTTGCAAATGCGTTTTTAGGAATATGCCATTCGTTGGCTCATAAACTGGGAGGAAGATTCCACGTTCCTCACGGCATTGCTAACGCTATGCTTTTAAATGAAGTTATAAAATATAATTCTGTAGAAGCCCCTACAAAAATGGGATTGTTTCCTCAATATAGATATCCTGATGCAATGCAGAGATATGCTGCAATGGCTGATTTTTTCAATTTAGGAGGGAAAACAAAAGAAGAGAAAACGGAAAATTTAATTAAACATATAGATGAGTTGAAAGAAAAAATAGGAGTTCCTATGAGTATAAAAGAATATGGAATACCTGAAAAAGACTTTTTAGATTCAGTGGATAAAATGGCACTTGATGCATTTGATGATCAGTGTACACCGGCAAATCCGAGATACCCGTTAATCTCAGAATTGAAGGAAATTTATCTTAAAGCTTATTATGGAAAGGAATATAAAAAGGTAAAAAATAAGTAA
- a CDS encoding tetratricopeptide repeat protein, whose amino-acid sequence MALIEEKKIEIVELTELRNRYMYEGKTLEEVEVLKKLARLTEEVYGNESDENIKILNELGGTLKYVSAFDEAENALLKAKKIIEKCYGVENTGYATCNLNLAEVYRFMKKFDEAEKFYLDAMRIYEKNNLQNDYLYAGVCNNLGLFYQEHSRYVEAVELHEKSLRILENSEKYRLQYATTLSNLVIPYMKVGKNDLSENCLKTSLELIEKEVGKNHSLYSASLNNLAIHYYNEKNFEKALELFEQSAEICKKSFGENSNNYRNLVSNIEIVKERIGK is encoded by the coding sequence ATGGCTTTAATTGAAGAAAAAAAAATTGAAATAGTTGAGCTGACTGAATTGAGAAATCGTTACATGTATGAGGGGAAAACTTTGGAAGAAGTCGAAGTTCTGAAAAAGCTCGCAAGATTAACTGAAGAAGTATATGGAAATGAAAGTGATGAAAATATAAAAATTTTAAACGAACTTGGGGGGACTTTAAAATATGTAAGTGCTTTTGATGAAGCTGAAAATGCTCTCTTAAAAGCAAAAAAAATAATAGAAAAATGTTATGGTGTTGAAAATACAGGATATGCAACATGTAACTTAAATTTAGCTGAAGTATACAGATTTATGAAGAAATTTGATGAAGCTGAAAAATTTTATTTGGATGCGATGAGAATATATGAAAAGAATAATCTTCAGAATGATTATTTATATGCCGGAGTATGTAATAACTTGGGGCTTTTTTATCAAGAGCACTCCAGATATGTAGAAGCTGTGGAACTTCATGAAAAAAGTCTTAGAATACTTGAAAATTCTGAAAAATATAGGTTACAATATGCAACAACTTTGAGCAATCTTGTAATTCCGTATATGAAAGTCGGAAAAAATGATTTGTCTGAAAACTGTTTAAAAACTTCCCTTGAATTAATTGAAAAAGAAGTGGGGAAAAATCACAGCCTTTATTCAGCTTCTTTGAATAATCTTGCAATACATTATTATAATGAGAAAAATTTTGAAAAAGCCCTTGAACTTTTTGAACAAAGTGCTGAAATATGTAAAAAATCTTTCGGAGAAAATAGTAATAATTACAGAAATCTTGTATCAAATATTGAAATTGTAAAAGAAAGAATAGGAAAGTAA
- a CDS encoding DUF4125 family protein, with protein MDFENSEGKIKIIKEILEREWQFFQSAQNTGGRAECQDNKEEFLIMRKSQWKTFPLNVLKSYLEDLKEAEKNKSNLVVEKYARMMKYSAPEEYEKIKGFFPEILPEKRETVNQIVKIYLNWEKELMEKYPKLTSKGRVLNSKDDTPEHTSIETYLKGELFSYSFETVTMYLMYIKECIQKNINLAELNIENIIKEKGYTSLEEAESKI; from the coding sequence ATGGATTTTGAAAATAGTGAGGGGAAAATAAAAATTATAAAAGAGATTCTTGAAAGGGAATGGCAGTTTTTTCAATCTGCTCAAAATACAGGAGGTAGAGCAGAATGTCAGGATAATAAAGAAGAATTTCTTATTATGAGAAAAAGTCAATGGAAAACATTTCCTTTAAATGTACTCAAGAGTTATTTGGAAGATTTGAAAGAAGCAGAAAAAAATAAATCCAATCTTGTAGTTGAAAAATATGCAAGAATGATGAAATATAGCGCACCTGAAGAATACGAAAAAATAAAAGGGTTTTTCCCAGAAATTTTGCCTGAAAAAAGAGAAACGGTAAATCAGATTGTCAAGATATATCTGAATTGGGAAAAGGAACTCATGGAAAAGTACCCGAAACTTACAAGTAAAGGAAGGGTTCTTAACTCAAAAGACGATACTCCTGAGCATACTTCGATAGAAACTTATCTTAAAGGGGAGCTGTTTTCTTATTCTTTTGAAACAGTAACGATGTATTTAATGTATATAAAAGAATGTATCCAAAAAAATATAAATCTTGCAGAATTGAATATAGAAAATATTATAAAAGAAAAAGGATATACTTCTCTTGAAGAAGCTGAAAGTAAGATTTAA
- a CDS encoding flavodoxin domain-containing protein: MAKLNIIYFSGTGNTEQMATYIEEGAKSAGVEVEMISVDSADENSVEADFLAFGSPATGSEEVAPEIADFVESVKDKLKGKKIGVFGSYDWGEGDWLSMWIQDLDKEDISVVGEGCMVNLSPDDDEKVEACKEYGKAIVS; the protein is encoded by the coding sequence ATGGCTAAGTTGAATATTATTTATTTCAGTGGCACTGGAAATACCGAACAGATGGCAACTTATATAGAAGAAGGAGCTAAAAGTGCAGGAGTTGAAGTTGAAATGATTTCTGTGGATTCAGCTGATGAAAACTCTGTAGAAGCTGATTTTTTAGCGTTTGGATCACCTGCAACAGGGTCTGAAGAAGTTGCGCCTGAAATAGCAGATTTTGTAGAAAGTGTAAAAGATAAGTTGAAAGGCAAAAAAATAGGAGTTTTCGGTTCTTATGATTGGGGTGAAGGAGACTGGCTAAGTATGTGGATTCAGGATCTGGATAAAGAAGATATATCTGTTGTGGGAGAAGGGTGTATGGTGAATTTATCCCCTGATGACGACGAAAAAGTAGAAGCATGTAAAGAGTATGGAAAAGCAATTGTAAGCTAA
- a CDS encoding aldo/keto reductase, translating into MEYIKLGNTGLDVSKICLGCMGFGDPENWIHKWLLKEEESRPIIKKALDMGINFFDTANIYSFGKSEEILGKVLKNYAKRHEIVIATKVFFEMYNGANAQGLSRKSIMTEVENSLKRLGTDYIDLYIIHRWDYKTPIEETMSALHDIVKSGKVRYIGASAMYAWQFQKALYVAEKNGWTKFVSMQNHMNLLYREEEREMMPLCKEEKIAVTPYSPLASGRLTRDISSEKTKRQETDQTEKGKYDSTMEYDKVIIERVKEIAEKYNRERAEIALAWLLHKKQTVIPIIGATKISHLETAISSLNVKLSEEDIKYLEEPYMPHKVMGAI; encoded by the coding sequence ATGGAATACATTAAATTAGGAAACACAGGACTGGATGTATCAAAAATTTGTCTTGGATGTATGGGATTCGGAGACCCTGAAAACTGGATTCATAAATGGCTGCTTAAAGAAGAGGAAAGTCGTCCCATTATAAAAAAAGCATTGGATATGGGAATTAATTTTTTTGACACTGCAAATATTTACTCATTCGGAAAAAGTGAGGAGATTTTGGGAAAAGTTTTGAAAAATTATGCTAAACGTCATGAAATAGTAATTGCAACAAAAGTTTTTTTCGAAATGTATAACGGAGCTAATGCTCAAGGCCTATCAAGAAAATCAATTATGACTGAAGTGGAAAACAGTCTTAAAAGACTTGGAACTGATTATATTGATTTATATATAATTCATAGATGGGATTATAAAACTCCCATAGAAGAGACTATGTCTGCATTACACGATATAGTGAAATCGGGGAAAGTAAGATATATAGGTGCATCTGCCATGTATGCGTGGCAATTTCAGAAAGCATTATATGTAGCTGAGAAAAATGGTTGGACAAAATTCGTATCAATGCAGAATCATATGAATTTACTGTATAGAGAAGAAGAAAGAGAAATGATGCCTTTGTGTAAAGAAGAAAAAATAGCGGTTACTCCTTACAGTCCTCTTGCTTCAGGTAGACTTACACGCGATATTTCTTCAGAAAAGACAAAAAGGCAAGAAACGGATCAGACGGAAAAAGGAAAATACGATTCCACAATGGAATATGATAAAGTAATTATAGAAAGAGTAAAGGAAATAGCTGAAAAATATAATAGAGAAAGGGCTGAAATAGCTTTAGCTTGGCTATTGCATAAAAAACAGACGGTAATACCTATTATCGGGGCAACAAAAATTTCTCATCTTGAAACGGCTATTTCATCATTAAATGTTAAATTAAGTGAAGAAGATATAAAATATTTAGAAGAACCGTATATGCCTCATAAAGTTATGGGGGCAATTTAA
- a CDS encoding DUF4037 domain-containing protein translates to MDNKIKGLELSKLYFENVYLPELKKEFPQLLDRVAAGLAGEGSECFGYDDEISRDHDFGPSCCIWLTSEDYREYGKMISDRLNKLPKEFMGFQKLNISEWGNGRRGILDMGEWYYKFLGMETAPTRLYDWRIIPETALASAINGEIFIDNLGEFSKIRNELKKYFPEDIRLNKIATRCMKIAQSGQYNFGRCMKRGEYVAARVAEAEFIDETVHMIYLLNREYKLFYKWMHRKMKELSVLGEKIYYLLKEFCELSLNETDKKINIIENICENIIFELENQGIINNANVSDFLLDYGPEIQEKIKDEKLRKWSPWLD, encoded by the coding sequence ATGGATAATAAAATAAAGGGTCTTGAGTTATCGAAACTGTATTTTGAAAATGTATATTTACCCGAGCTGAAAAAAGAATTTCCTCAATTGTTGGACAGAGTGGCAGCAGGCCTTGCAGGAGAAGGATCGGAATGCTTCGGATATGATGATGAAATTTCCAGAGATCATGATTTCGGACCATCATGTTGTATATGGCTGACATCTGAAGATTATAGAGAGTACGGAAAAATGATTAGTGATAGATTAAACAAACTTCCTAAAGAGTTTATGGGATTTCAGAAATTAAATATAAGTGAGTGGGGTAACGGAAGACGGGGAATATTGGATATGGGAGAATGGTATTATAAATTTTTAGGAATGGAAACAGCTCCTACAAGGTTGTATGATTGGCGTATTATTCCTGAAACGGCTCTTGCTTCAGCTATAAACGGTGAAATTTTTATTGATAACTTGGGAGAATTTTCTAAAATACGAAATGAATTGAAAAAATATTTTCCTGAAGATATAAGACTTAATAAAATAGCTACAAGATGTATGAAAATAGCACAATCAGGGCAGTATAATTTTGGACGATGTATGAAAAGAGGAGAATATGTGGCTGCAAGAGTAGCAGAAGCTGAATTTATAGATGAAACTGTTCATATGATTTATCTTCTGAATAGAGAGTATAAACTGTTTTATAAATGGATGCACAGAAAGATGAAAGAATTATCTGTTTTAGGTGAAAAAATTTATTATTTACTGAAAGAATTTTGTGAGCTTTCTTTAAATGAAACTGATAAAAAAATTAATATAATAGAAAATATATGTGAAAATATAATTTTTGAATTGGAAAATCAGGGAATTATAAATAATGCGAATGTCAGTGATTTTCTTTTAGATTATGGACCTGAAATTCAGGAAAAAATAAAAGATGAAAAATTGAGAAAATGGTCACCGTGGCTTGATTAG
- a CDS encoding glycosyltransferase family 9 protein yields MKILIIRFSSFGDIVLTTPVIKKIKEKYPEATIDFLVYTTFSEAISLNPNVKKVVLFDREKSKDRKYIKKIINKLKSENYNYIIDLHSKFLSRIIGKNLENKKTKYYRYKKRKWWKTLLVKAKLINYKADCTIVESYFTSLKKLGIYFDDNARKLGKGDDLEFYIDKNQEKKLIQKYNLLSEKYIVLSPGASKFTKKWPFYNELAKKIVRETDIKIFITGGKEDYDLIEKNDRIINLCGKISFKESGVIIKYAEISVVNDSGPFHISRALKTKTFVFFGPTDPDLFSFEDITFLIKNSKCIPHSLYGDDKFPKKYEKCMSDISVEEVYEKIIGEYYKKGKEIHGYKYFV; encoded by the coding sequence ATGAAAATATTAATAATAAGGTTCAGTTCATTTGGAGATATAGTGCTTACAACACCGGTTATAAAAAAGATAAAGGAGAAGTATCCTGAAGCAACGATAGACTTTTTAGTATATACAACATTTTCGGAGGCGATTTCCTTAAATCCAAATGTTAAAAAAGTTGTATTATTTGACAGGGAAAAAAGTAAAGACAGAAAGTATATAAAGAAAATTATTAATAAATTGAAGTCTGAAAATTATAACTACATAATAGATCTTCATTCAAAATTTTTATCAAGAATTATTGGAAAAAATCTTGAAAATAAAAAAACGAAATATTATAGATATAAAAAAAGAAAGTGGTGGAAAACATTATTGGTAAAAGCTAAGCTTATAAATTATAAAGCTGATTGTACTATTGTGGAAAGTTATTTTACTTCACTGAAAAAGTTGGGAATATATTTTGATGATAATGCTCGAAAACTGGGAAAAGGTGATGATTTAGAATTTTATATTGATAAAAATCAGGAAAAAAAATTAATACAGAAATATAACTTGTTGTCGGAAAAATATATTGTACTTTCTCCGGGGGCATCAAAATTTACAAAAAAATGGCCTTTTTATAATGAACTTGCTAAAAAAATAGTAAGAGAAACTGATATAAAAATTTTTATTACAGGTGGGAAAGAAGATTATGATTTGATTGAAAAAAATGACAGAATTATAAATTTGTGTGGAAAAATATCTTTTAAGGAAAGCGGAGTAATAATAAAATATGCTGAAATATCGGTTGTCAATGATTCAGGACCTTTTCATATTTCAAGAGCGTTAAAGACAAAAACTTTTGTATTTTTCGGTCCCACGGATCCGGATTTATTCAGTTTTGAAGATATAACTTTTTTAATAAAAAATTCGAAATGTATTCCTCATTCTCTTTATGGAGATGATAAATTTCCGAAAAAGTATGAAAAATGTATGTCAGATATTTCTGTGGAAGAAGTTTATGAAAAAATAATTGGTGAATATTATAAAAAAGGAAAGGAGATACACGGTTATAAATATTTTGTATAA